The proteins below are encoded in one region of Phaeodactylum tricornutum CCAP 1055/1 chromosome 3, complete sequence:
- a CDS encoding predicted protein produces the protein MLLLLLACFARRTSSLTRPCSARLQRSALLSSTATADEAASSTNFRLAARLQGLDKPTVWQEFSPLAVEHQAVNLGQGFPDWDPPLFVQQAMRNAIDPAQARHANQYARPNAHLPLATVLAEDYSSRWPQVDLNPATQVATAVGCTNVLYCTLQALVGVGDQVILLEPAFDIYASQVRMAGGTPVYVPLRPTGHVHEGASQAFSLDLNELEAAVTPNTKVLILNTPHNPTGKIFSRDELEGIAAIVQKHPQLTIISDEVYEHILFDPAHEPHISMATILFDQTLTLSSSGKTFSCTGWKVGWAVGPPHLVQAVVAVQQWVNFSAPTPNQDAIAQALVEARQPFQGYDSYYAYLADEYLRKRGILVEALEAAGMTPIVPPGGFFIMADTITAAMPTNPMPRDWALSRWLTKEVGVTAIPPSAFYSEENVPLAQNLLRFAFCKGDDTLREAQTRLATYFQR, from the exons atgttgttgttgttgttggcgtgTTTCGCACGCCGTACTTCGTCACTGACGAGACCCTGCTCCGCCCGATTGCAACGGTCGGccttgttgtcgtcgacaGCGACTGCCGATGAGGCGGCATCCTCGACCAACTTTCGATTGGCGGCACGTCTACAAGGCCTCGACAAACCCACCGTGTGGCAGGAATTCTCCCCACTCGCTGTCGAACATCAGGCGGTGAATCTCGGTCAAGGCTTTCCGGACTGGGACCCCCCGCTCTTTGTACAACAAGCCATGCGCAATGCCATTGATCCGGCACAAGCCCGACACGCCAATCAGTACGCCCGTCCCAACGCGCACTTGCCACTCGCAACCGTCCTGGCCGAAGACTACAGTTCTCGGTGGCCACAAGTAGATCTAAATCCCGCTACGCAAGTCGCAACGGCGGTAGGCTGTACCAACGTCCTCTATTGCACCTTGCAAGCATTGGTGGGGGTCGGAGATCAAGTCATTCTCCTCGAACCAGCCTTTGATATTTATGCATCGCAAGTGCGCATGGCGGGTGGGACACCAGTCTACGTGCCACTACGACCTACCGGACACGTTCACGAGGGTGCCAGCCAGGCCTTTTCCCTCGACTTGAACGAATTGGAAGCCGCCGTTACTCCCAACACCAAGGTACTCATTCTCAATACTCCACACAATCCTACCGGAAAAATATTTTCCCGCGACGAGCTCGAAGGCATTGCCGCTATTGTACAGAAACATCCGCAATTGACCATTATATCTGACGAAGTGTACGAGCACATTTTGTTCGATCCGGCACACGAGCCGCACATTTCCATGGCCACGATACTCTTTGATCAGACGCTCACTTTGAGTTCATCGGGAAAAACTTTTTCGTGCACGGGGTGGAAGGTGGGTTGGGCGGTGGGACCTCCGCATCTGGTCCAAGCCGTGGTGGCAGTACAGCAGTGGGTCAACTTTTCTGCACCAACCCCCAATCAAGACGCCATTGCCCAAGCGCTAGTGGAAGCCCGTCAGCCCTTTCAGGGATACGACTCATATTACGCCTACTTGGCCGACGAGTATTTGCGCAAACGAGGTATTCTAGTGGAAGCGCTCGAGGCGGCGGGCATGACACCCATTGTCCCACCCGGCGGCTTTTTCATCATGGCCGATACGA TTACCGCCGCCATGCCGACCAATCCAATGCCGCGCGATTGGGCCCTTTCCCGATGGCTCACCAAGGAGGTGGGGGTGACGGCCATTCCCCCTTCGGCTTTTTACAGTGAAGAAAACGTTCCCCTGGCTCAGAATTTGCTGCGGTTTgccttttgcaaaggcgACGATACTTTACGGGAGGCACAGACCCGATTAGCCACATATTTTCAAAGGTGA